One stretch of Halobaculum marinum DNA includes these proteins:
- the asd gene encoding aspartate-semialdehyde dehydrogenase: MSHRVGILGATGAVGQRFIQLLDDHPQFDIACLTASESSAGKPYSEAAKWRLDSAIPHSVRDSTVRATDPAEIPDDVDLLFSSLPSGVAAEIEPDLCEAGYVVSSNSSNARMAEDVPLTIPEINPDHLDLIEVQRDERGWDGALVKNPNCSTITMVPTLAALDEFGLERVQVSTLQAVSGAGYDGVTSMEIIDNAIPHIGGEEEKMETESRKLLGSFDGAELSLHDAEVAASCNRIPTIDGHLENVFAELDADPSVDEVRDAMASFPSADLPSSPEPLIHVFGDDQPERPQPRMDRMRGDGMQVVAGGVQSTPSGVKYNCLAHNTIRGAAGASVLNGELLASEGWI, from the coding sequence ATGTCTCACCGAGTCGGTATCCTCGGCGCCACCGGCGCCGTGGGTCAGCGGTTCATCCAACTGCTCGACGACCACCCACAGTTCGACATCGCCTGTCTGACCGCCAGCGAGTCCTCCGCGGGCAAGCCGTACAGCGAGGCGGCGAAGTGGCGCCTCGACTCTGCGATCCCGCACTCCGTCCGCGACAGCACCGTCCGCGCGACCGACCCTGCAGAGATCCCCGACGACGTCGACCTGCTGTTCTCCTCGCTCCCCTCCGGCGTCGCCGCCGAGATCGAACCCGACCTGTGTGAGGCGGGCTACGTCGTCTCCTCGAACTCCTCGAACGCTCGCATGGCCGAGGACGTCCCGCTCACCATCCCCGAGATCAACCCCGACCACCTCGACCTGATCGAGGTCCAGCGCGACGAGCGCGGCTGGGACGGCGCGCTCGTGAAGAACCCGAACTGCTCGACCATCACGATGGTGCCGACGCTCGCGGCGCTCGACGAGTTCGGCCTTGAACGCGTGCAGGTGTCGACCCTGCAGGCCGTCTCCGGCGCCGGCTACGACGGCGTCACGTCGATGGAGATCATCGACAACGCCATCCCGCACATCGGCGGCGAGGAGGAGAAGATGGAGACCGAGAGTCGGAAGCTCCTCGGCTCGTTCGACGGCGCCGAACTGTCGCTCCACGACGCGGAGGTGGCCGCCTCCTGCAACCGCATCCCGACCATCGACGGCCACCTCGAGAACGTGTTCGCCGAACTCGACGCCGACCCCTCCGTCGACGAGGTGCGCGACGCGATGGCGTCGTTCCCGAGCGCGGATCTCCCGTCGTCGCCGGAGCCGCTCATTCACGTGTTCGGCGACGACCAACCCGAGCGCCCGCAGCCACGGATGGACCGGATGCGCGGCGACGGGATGCAGGTGGTCGCCGGCGGCGTCCAGTCGACGCCGTCTGGTGTGAAGTACAACTGCCTCGCGCACAACACGATCCGCGGCGCCGCCGGCGCCTCCGTCCTCAACGGCGAGTTGCTCGCCAGCGAAGGCTGGATCTGA
- a CDS encoding Nramp family divalent metal transporter, which yields MDRDETRTDGGVTDTDDVYATESVGEQYRETVYRDIDYDSLRDAPETAEYPDPDKGGNFKVSDLPKVPKVSHIVGPSAIMLGASLGSGETMFWPTLVAQNGWGLYWAFWVGVITQFFINTELQRWTIATGESIFRAFERMSSLWPWFFLVAGFIHLGWPGWAAGASQVAAAGIGISTSSWPIIGIGLMVLIWLSYQAGPIIYNIIEKAQVALMVVAIAGAVVLVFLVGSAGQFANIPAGAVNFGALPENMDIAVFLGGLAYAGAGGYINLSQGVWAREKGYGMATYQGRVLNPLQSGGEIETVHENGVVFEPTRTNMRRWRAWWKICQQEHFLTFVVGLLVVATVAMTITAEYAAGTEVGAIEMWLTEVIPAVGGVSGALLYVVIFIALFSTQYAILESFVRNSVDILYEMYGRQAGWDLNRVFFGLLTGFTLWGIGIIGLQLEQPWILLVLGAAIAGVMMWPYNALVTILNTTRLPEHTQPGWARVVAMWWATGFFGFFSVLLISDQLVSRFGLDVFATEVGVAGSAPGGYLLWVLALAVQVYTMYRSAQGKLESSDTVDEADEATGLLA from the coding sequence ATGGACAGAGACGAGACCCGCACCGACGGCGGCGTGACCGACACGGACGACGTGTACGCGACCGAGAGCGTCGGTGAACAGTACCGAGAGACGGTGTATCGTGACATCGACTACGACTCGTTACGGGACGCGCCGGAGACGGCGGAGTACCCCGACCCCGACAAGGGCGGGAACTTCAAGGTATCCGACCTCCCGAAGGTGCCGAAAGTCTCCCACATCGTCGGCCCCAGCGCGATCATGTTGGGGGCGTCGCTCGGCAGCGGGGAGACGATGTTCTGGCCGACGCTGGTCGCCCAGAACGGCTGGGGGCTGTACTGGGCGTTCTGGGTTGGCGTCATCACCCAGTTCTTCATCAACACGGAGCTTCAGCGCTGGACCATCGCCACGGGGGAGAGCATCTTCCGCGCCTTCGAGCGGATGAGCTCCCTGTGGCCGTGGTTCTTCCTCGTCGCCGGCTTCATCCACCTCGGCTGGCCCGGGTGGGCCGCCGGCGCCTCGCAGGTGGCGGCGGCCGGCATCGGCATCTCGACGAGCAGTTGGCCGATCATCGGCATCGGCCTGATGGTCCTGATCTGGCTGTCGTACCAGGCGGGGCCGATCATCTACAACATCATCGAGAAGGCACAGGTCGCGCTGATGGTGGTCGCCATCGCCGGCGCGGTCGTGCTGGTGTTCCTGGTCGGCTCTGCGGGCCAGTTCGCGAACATCCCGGCGGGGGCCGTCAACTTCGGCGCGCTCCCGGAGAACATGGACATCGCGGTGTTCCTCGGCGGCCTCGCGTACGCGGGCGCCGGCGGGTACATCAACCTCTCGCAGGGCGTGTGGGCCCGGGAGAAGGGGTACGGGATGGCGACGTACCAGGGGCGCGTGCTCAACCCCCTCCAGAGCGGCGGGGAGATCGAGACCGTCCACGAGAACGGCGTCGTGTTCGAGCCGACGCGGACGAACATGCGTCGCTGGCGCGCGTGGTGGAAGATCTGCCAACAGGAGCACTTCCTCACGTTCGTCGTCGGCCTGCTGGTCGTCGCGACCGTCGCGATGACGATCACCGCCGAATACGCCGCGGGCACCGAGGTCGGCGCCATCGAGATGTGGCTCACCGAGGTGATCCCGGCCGTCGGGGGCGTCAGCGGCGCGTTGCTGTACGTGGTGATCTTCATCGCGCTGTTCTCGACGCAGTACGCGATCCTCGAGTCGTTCGTCCGCAACAGCGTCGACATCCTCTACGAGATGTACGGTCGCCAGGCCGGCTGGGACCTGAACCGGGTGTTCTTCGGCCTGCTCACCGGCTTCACCCTCTGGGGGATTGGGATCATCGGGCTCCAGTTGGAGCAGCCGTGGATCCTGCTCGTGCTGGGTGCGGCCATCGCTGGCGTGATGATGTGGCCGTACAACGCGCTCGTCACCATCCTCAACACGACGCGGCTCCCGGAGCACACCCAGCCTGGCTGGGCTCGCGTCGTCGCGATGTGGTGGGCGACGGGCTTCTTCGGGTTCTTCAGCGTCCTGCTCATCAGCGACCAGTTGGTGAGTCGATTCGGCCTGGACGTGTTCGCGACGGAGGTCGGCGTCGCTGGGAGCGCACCCGGCGGCTACCTCCTGTGGGTGCTCGCGCTCGCCGTGCAGGTGTACACGATGTACCGCTCTGCACAGGGGAAACTGGAGTCGAGTGACACCGTCGACGAGGCGGACGAGGCGACCGGCCTGCTCGCGTGA
- a CDS encoding PAS domain S-box protein, which yields MTVVIGSDALATLTDKVRRAADGESVEFAVDRDDEFGELCAAVEELSATVTARDREAATADRYRQRFDEVVADDTTSDDDKVATVVSLAADLFRVEHAFVATFDEATDTYQVTTTVGDEFRETDTVTGVVDTLCRETARTHDAVYGVADLDASDHEDDDAAPPVGCFLGAELRVDRAPYGVVCFVGSEPRAAPFPPVQTEFADLVSRWIGQVFERRANTSSLRLASKTMEAAPVGVTILDPAGDDYPITAANEAFESISGYTEVESVGQPWQFLHGAGTDEDAVAALQWALDERDPASVELRTYRKDGTPFWNRVSVAPVFDEEGAVAHFVLFQEDVTDRSEQERQTAALVENTIHPIYIKDLDGTYTFVNEAAAAYFGLDPVDVLGKRDEELFEPGAIEDVQRGDAEVLRTGTPITLETTTMIDGREHVFADNKFPYLDRDGSVVGVMGISQDITERKRSERTLERTKHLLQQAERLANLGGWELEVGEGDTPTLHWTEEVYRIHDLPTDAEVDVDDAIAFYHPDDRERVSEGVERALAGGDQYNVEARLITASGRQKWVRAIGDPVFEDDAVVAVRGSVQDITEQKERALELERTRDLLDQAGRMANFGGWELDVTTEPPSLTWTESLTDLHGFSPDADIDLDTVLDLYYPDDKGAIQDKIRTAVETGTGFDIVARGRTGDDTFGWIHGIGEPIVEDDDIVGIRGAVQDITEQKERELALASLHDSTRALLHAEEPEAAARLIVDAAEDTLDVSVFCIFLYDDEVNALRPVAHSEAFREYCDIEPAPVGPETDSLLWRSFVTDSLTVIDDVESAGAPFVAPIENGLVVPIGEYGAFVAVDQQKVIDDDTRQLVETLVATAEEAFARIDSETELRERDERLNEQNEQLRRQIRINETIRSVHRSLVDATNREGLESTVCERLASGEDIEFAWIGGVEGASGTVAPRVWAGDDRGYLDSVSFDEVSGEREPAVEAAATGAPAVVSNVASDIQTAPWRRAALAANVQSVLAVPLAFDEYSYGVLAVYASAPRTFGDLEQRVFAELGESIANAIASTSTRQALQADRAVSLTLRLEGTGDLLTTIARDAGCTVTYIGLSTSHEETARLFVRTSGVPRSVVEDTLGSLHAVEAYRHVSESEEGDVFEVDSRGTSLVTKLVRHGGHPSSIRADADGLTVEVDLPVSTDVRTFVEMLGEEYDVELRSRREHDRAIQTRQGVVETILGDLTDRQLEVLRTAYYAGFFNWPRDTTGEGIASTLGVSQPTVNRHLRVAERRVMSHLFDPGAET from the coding sequence GTGCGGCGCGCTGCCGACGGCGAGTCGGTCGAGTTCGCAGTCGACCGCGACGACGAGTTCGGTGAGTTGTGCGCGGCGGTCGAGGAACTGAGCGCGACCGTCACCGCGCGCGACCGCGAGGCGGCGACCGCGGATCGCTACCGCCAGCGGTTCGACGAGGTGGTGGCCGACGACACCACGAGCGACGACGACAAGGTGGCGACGGTCGTGTCGCTCGCGGCGGACCTGTTCAGGGTGGAACACGCCTTCGTGGCGACCTTCGACGAGGCGACCGACACCTACCAGGTGACGACCACCGTCGGTGACGAGTTCCGGGAAACCGACACCGTGACCGGCGTGGTCGACACGCTGTGTCGCGAGACGGCTCGGACCCACGACGCCGTCTACGGCGTCGCGGATCTGGACGCGAGCGACCACGAGGACGACGACGCGGCACCCCCGGTGGGCTGTTTCTTGGGGGCCGAACTCCGCGTCGACCGAGCGCCGTACGGTGTCGTCTGTTTCGTCGGCTCTGAACCGCGCGCGGCCCCGTTCCCACCCGTCCAGACGGAGTTCGCCGACCTCGTCAGCAGGTGGATCGGCCAAGTGTTCGAGCGGCGGGCGAACACGTCGTCGCTGCGACTCGCGAGCAAGACGATGGAGGCCGCGCCGGTCGGCGTCACCATCCTCGACCCGGCGGGCGACGACTACCCAATCACCGCGGCGAACGAGGCGTTCGAGTCCATCTCCGGCTACACGGAAGTGGAGAGTGTCGGCCAACCGTGGCAGTTCCTCCACGGGGCTGGCACCGACGAGGACGCCGTCGCGGCTCTCCAGTGGGCGCTCGACGAACGGGACCCGGCGTCGGTCGAACTCCGCACCTACCGGAAGGACGGCACGCCGTTCTGGAACCGGGTGAGCGTCGCGCCCGTCTTCGACGAGGAGGGTGCGGTGGCCCACTTCGTGCTGTTCCAAGAGGACGTGACCGACCGGTCCGAACAGGAGCGGCAGACCGCCGCGCTCGTCGAGAACACCATCCACCCGATCTACATCAAAGACCTCGACGGGACCTACACGTTCGTGAACGAGGCGGCTGCGGCCTACTTCGGACTCGACCCGGTCGACGTCCTCGGGAAACGTGACGAGGAACTGTTCGAACCCGGCGCCATCGAGGACGTCCAGCGGGGCGACGCGGAGGTGCTCCGCACCGGCACGCCCATCACCTTGGAGACGACGACGATGATCGACGGTCGCGAGCACGTCTTCGCCGACAACAAGTTCCCGTACCTCGACAGGGACGGCTCAGTCGTCGGCGTCATGGGGATCAGTCAGGACATCACCGAGCGCAAGCGGAGCGAGCGCACCCTCGAACGAACCAAGCACCTGCTCCAACAGGCCGAGCGTCTCGCGAATCTCGGCGGCTGGGAACTCGAGGTCGGCGAGGGAGACACCCCCACCCTCCACTGGACCGAGGAGGTGTACCGCATCCACGACCTGCCGACCGACGCCGAGGTGGACGTGGACGACGCCATCGCCTTCTACCACCCAGACGACCGGGAGCGCGTCAGCGAGGGAGTCGAACGGGCGCTGGCCGGCGGCGACCAGTACAACGTCGAGGCCCGGTTGATAACCGCGAGTGGACGCCAGAAGTGGGTGCGCGCAATCGGCGACCCCGTCTTCGAGGACGACGCCGTCGTCGCCGTTCGCGGGTCCGTCCAGGACATCACCGAGCAGAAAGAGCGCGCGCTGGAACTCGAGCGGACCAGGGACCTCCTCGACCAGGCCGGCCGGATGGCGAACTTCGGCGGCTGGGAACTCGACGTGACCACGGAGCCGCCGTCGCTGACGTGGACGGAGTCGCTCACGGACCTCCACGGATTCTCTCCCGATGCCGACATCGACCTGGACACGGTGCTCGACCTGTACTACCCCGACGACAAGGGCGCAATCCAGGACAAGATCCGGACCGCAGTCGAGACCGGCACGGGCTTCGATATCGTGGCGCGCGGGCGCACCGGCGACGACACGTTCGGGTGGATACACGGAATCGGGGAACCGATCGTCGAGGACGACGATATCGTGGGCATCCGCGGTGCGGTGCAGGACATCACCGAGCAGAAGGAGCGCGAACTCGCGTTGGCGTCGCTCCACGACTCGACGCGCGCGCTCCTCCACGCGGAGGAACCGGAGGCGGCGGCGAGACTGATCGTTGACGCCGCGGAGGACACCCTCGACGTCTCCGTGTTCTGCATCTTCCTGTACGACGATGAGGTGAACGCCCTCCGACCGGTGGCCCACTCCGAGGCGTTCAGGGAGTACTGCGACATCGAGCCTGCGCCCGTCGGTCCCGAGACCGACTCGCTGCTGTGGCGGTCGTTCGTCACGGACAGTCTCACCGTCATCGACGATGTCGAGTCGGCGGGCGCGCCGTTCGTCGCCCCCATCGAGAATGGCCTCGTGGTGCCGATTGGCGAGTACGGCGCATTCGTCGCCGTCGACCAGCAGAAGGTCATCGACGACGACACCCGACAGCTGGTCGAGACGCTCGTGGCGACGGCGGAGGAGGCGTTCGCCCGCATCGACAGCGAGACGGAACTCCGCGAGCGCGACGAGCGACTCAACGAGCAGAACGAACAGCTGCGCCGACAGATACGGATCAACGAGACGATCCGGTCGGTCCACCGCTCGCTCGTGGACGCGACGAACCGCGAGGGGTTGGAGTCGACCGTCTGCGAGCGACTCGCCAGCGGCGAGGACATCGAGTTCGCGTGGATTGGTGGGGTGGAGGGGGCTTCCGGAACGGTGGCGCCCAGAGTGTGGGCGGGTGACGACAGAGGGTACCTCGACAGCGTCTCGTTCGACGAGGTGTCGGGCGAGCGTGAACCCGCCGTCGAGGCAGCTGCGACGGGGGCGCCCGCCGTCGTGTCGAACGTCGCCAGCGACATCCAGACGGCGCCCTGGCGACGGGCGGCGCTCGCCGCGAACGTCCAGTCGGTGCTCGCCGTCCCGCTGGCGTTCGACGAGTACAGCTACGGGGTGCTCGCCGTCTACGCGAGCGCACCGCGGACGTTCGGCGACCTCGAACAGCGAGTGTTCGCCGAACTCGGAGAGAGCATCGCCAACGCCATCGCGAGCACCTCGACGCGGCAGGCGCTCCAGGCCGACCGGGCCGTGTCGCTCACCTTGCGCCTGGAGGGGACGGGCGACCTGCTCACCACCATCGCCCGCGACGCCGGCTGTACGGTGACGTACATCGGCCTGTCGACGAGTCACGAGGAGACGGCGCGGCTGTTCGTGCGGACGAGCGGCGTCCCGAGATCCGTCGTCGAGGACACGCTGGGCTCGCTCCACGCCGTCGAGGCGTACCGCCACGTCAGCGAGAGCGAGGAGGGCGACGTGTTCGAGGTGGACTCCCGCGGCACCTCCCTGGTGACGAAACTGGTCCGCCACGGGGGCCACCCGAGTTCGATCCGGGCCGACGCGGACGGACTCACGGTCGAGGTCGACCTCCCGGTGTCGACGGACGTGCGGACGTTCGTGGAGATGCTCGGCGAGGAGTACGACGTCGAACTCCGCAGTCGCCGCGAGCACGACCGCGCGATCCAGACCAGACAGGGCGTCGTCGAGACGATTCTGGGTGACCTCACGGACCGCCAGTTGGAGGTGCTCCGGACCGCCTACTACGCGGGCTTCTTCAACTGGCCTCGCGACACGACGGGCGAGGGCATCGCCTCGACGCTCGGCGTCTCTCAGCCAACGGTCAACCGCCACCTCCGCGTCGCCGAGCGGCGGGTGATGAGCCACCTGTTCGACCCGGGCGCGGAGACGTAA
- a CDS encoding cystathionine gamma-synthase: MSDDDEREFRIETDAIHAGQQPDTETGALMTPIYANSTYKQDAPGDHRGYEYSRTGNPTRTDLEANLAALEGGEFGRAFASGMGAINTVLNLLEAGDHVVTGDDVYGGTHRIFTQVYEDYDLEFDFVDTTDHDAVRDAMREETALLWVETPTNPLMRVNDIDALADVAHEYDALCAVDNTFATPYLQRPLEHGADIVSHSLTKYLGGHSDVVGGALVVDDEELDERIGFYQNSVGATPGPFDCFLVLRGTKTLPVRMDRHCDNARDLAAWLDDHDAVDRVYYPGLDSHPQHDLASEQMDDFGGMLSFEFDGTLEQASTVVEETEVFTLAESLGGVESLIEQPAAMTHAAIPKAEREAAGLTDGLIRVSVGVEHIDDMKADLQAAFDAALE, translated from the coding sequence ATGAGCGACGACGACGAGCGCGAGTTCCGCATCGAGACGGACGCCATCCACGCCGGCCAACAGCCCGACACCGAGACGGGGGCGTTGATGACGCCCATCTACGCCAACTCCACGTACAAGCAGGACGCCCCCGGCGACCACCGCGGCTACGAGTACAGCCGCACCGGGAACCCGACGCGGACGGACCTGGAGGCGAACCTCGCGGCGCTGGAGGGCGGCGAGTTCGGCCGCGCGTTCGCCTCGGGGATGGGCGCGATCAACACCGTGCTCAACCTCCTCGAAGCCGGCGACCACGTCGTCACCGGCGACGACGTGTACGGCGGCACCCACCGCATCTTCACGCAGGTGTACGAGGACTACGACCTGGAGTTCGACTTCGTCGACACGACCGACCACGACGCCGTCCGCGACGCGATGCGCGAGGAGACCGCGTTGCTGTGGGTCGAGACGCCGACCAACCCCCTGATGCGCGTCAACGATATCGACGCGCTCGCCGACGTCGCGCACGAGTACGACGCGCTGTGCGCCGTCGACAACACGTTCGCGACGCCGTACCTCCAGCGCCCCCTGGAGCACGGCGCCGACATCGTGAGCCACTCGCTGACGAAGTACCTCGGCGGCCACTCCGACGTGGTCGGCGGCGCCCTCGTCGTCGACGACGAGGAGTTGGACGAGCGCATCGGGTTCTACCAGAACTCGGTGGGCGCGACGCCGGGCCCGTTCGACTGCTTCCTCGTCCTCCGCGGCACGAAGACGCTCCCGGTGCGGATGGACCGCCACTGCGACAACGCCCGCGACCTCGCGGCGTGGCTCGACGACCACGACGCCGTCGACCGCGTGTACTACCCCGGCCTCGACAGCCACCCGCAACACGACCTGGCGAGCGAGCAGATGGACGACTTCGGCGGGATGCTGTCGTTCGAGTTCGACGGCACCCTCGAACAGGCGAGTACGGTCGTCGAGGAGACCGAGGTGTTCACGCTCGCGGAGTCGCTCGGCGGCGTCGAGAGCCTCATCGAACAGCCCGCAGCGATGACCCACGCGGCCATCCCGAAGGCGGAGCGCGAGGCCGCCGGCCTCACCGACGGCCTGATCCGCGTCTCCGTCGGCGTCGAGCACATCGACGACATGAAGGCGGACCTGCAGGCGGCGTTCGACGCGGCGCTGGAGTAG
- a CDS encoding Acg family FMN-binding oxidoreductase, whose protein sequence is MDPADLTTDVWDVDAADFPAEGTVEEQVRFLLRYAVLAPSSHNAQPWSFGVDDCGTVTVRGVDDRWLREADPDRREFHLSLGCAVETLRIAARRFGLGCRAVTPAEGAVVARVEIGPGGNPPLDADLFDQITERYTDHRPFQWTPVPTPVLENLRAEAAEFDVAVRIVREERPKRSLAELQANADRAQMTSPAYRRELGRWIGMGALGDSWLAARIGRAAVTQLNLGGREARRNSALIESAPVVAVLSTGDDERPTQVATGRAFQRMALAASAAGLAVHPMSQILERPDDRERLRELLDLDGRPQHLFRLGAVDGRQPHTPRWPAESVTVDGGAPDDAE, encoded by the coding sequence ATGGACCCCGCTGACCTGACGACCGACGTGTGGGACGTCGACGCGGCCGACTTCCCGGCAGAGGGGACGGTCGAGGAGCAGGTACGGTTCCTGCTGCGGTACGCGGTGCTCGCGCCGTCGAGCCACAACGCCCAGCCGTGGTCGTTCGGCGTGGACGACTGCGGCACGGTCACCGTCCGGGGCGTCGACGACCGGTGGCTCCGCGAGGCCGACCCGGACCGGCGGGAGTTTCACCTGAGCCTCGGCTGTGCCGTCGAGACGCTCCGGATCGCCGCCCGACGGTTCGGACTCGGCTGTCGGGCCGTGACGCCCGCGGAGGGCGCGGTCGTCGCGCGTGTCGAGATCGGACCGGGAGGCAACCCTCCACTCGACGCGGATCTCTTCGACCAGATCACCGAGCGCTACACCGACCATCGGCCGTTCCAGTGGACACCGGTCCCGACCCCAGTCCTCGAGAATCTCCGTGCCGAGGCCGCGGAGTTCGACGTCGCCGTCCGGATCGTTCGCGAAGAACGGCCCAAGCGTTCGCTCGCAGAACTCCAGGCGAACGCGGACCGGGCGCAGATGACGTCCCCGGCCTACAGACGGGAACTCGGTCGGTGGATCGGGATGGGTGCACTCGGCGATTCGTGGCTCGCCGCGCGCATTGGACGGGCCGCAGTCACCCAGTTGAACCTCGGCGGTCGTGAGGCACGCCGCAACTCGGCGCTGATCGAGTCGGCACCGGTGGTGGCGGTGCTCTCGACGGGCGACGACGAGCGCCCCACGCAGGTCGCCACGGGCCGGGCGTTTCAGCGGATGGCGCTCGCGGCGAGCGCGGCGGGGCTCGCCGTCCACCCGATGAGTCAGATCCTCGAACGCCCCGACGACCGCGAGCGACTTCGGGAACTGCTCGACCTCGACGGCCGCCCCCAGCACCTGTTCCGCCTCGGCGCAGTCGACGGCCGACAGCCCCACACGCCGCGGTGGCCCGCCGAGTCAGTCACGGTCGACGGGGGCGCGCCCGACGACGCGGAGTGA
- a CDS encoding CFI-box-CTERM domain-containing protein — translation MTEGSDDDHRAAGVADAVGDGRRKYVEVVTAAGERHEHGDVLLRESETAFFVSTETGFPAEETTVYPKEELSRVSVEQHHSACFITTAVAGEAETLASLRAFRDDALRPSPVGRPLVRLYELISPPIADTLAAAPEGYTARAVRRIVRGCAVLARRRRDGGPLATAALSVVLTLLYVVGVTVAAAGHAVAVARRRPSERAAPE, via the coding sequence ATGACCGAGGGGAGCGACGACGACCACCGCGCTGCGGGCGTGGCCGACGCCGTCGGCGACGGTCGCCGCAAGTACGTCGAGGTAGTGACCGCGGCGGGCGAACGCCACGAACACGGGGACGTGCTCCTTCGCGAGTCGGAGACGGCATTTTTCGTCTCGACGGAGACTGGCTTCCCCGCCGAGGAGACGACCGTCTACCCCAAGGAAGAGCTCTCGCGGGTGAGCGTCGAACAACACCACAGCGCCTGCTTCATCACGACCGCGGTCGCGGGTGAGGCCGAGACGCTCGCGTCGTTGCGAGCGTTCCGCGACGACGCACTCCGGCCCTCGCCGGTCGGTCGCCCCCTCGTGAGGCTGTACGAACTGATCAGCCCGCCGATAGCCGACACCCTCGCGGCTGCTCCCGAGGGGTACACCGCGCGTGCCGTCCGGCGCATCGTCCGGGGCTGTGCCGTGCTCGCACGTCGCCGGCGAGACGGCGGCCCCCTCGCGACCGCGGCGCTGAGCGTGGTGTTGACCCTCCTGTACGTCGTCGGCGTCACGGTCGCCGCCGCCGGCCACGCCGTCGCAGTCGCGAGGCGGCGCCCCAGCGAGCGAGCGGCCCCCGAGTGA